A genomic segment from Pedobacter sp. MC2016-14 encodes:
- a CDS encoding glycoside hydrolase family 88 protein: protein MAGKIWVSLLLWLGLGASAQSIPDKAFVWSAINKANAYWQLNNKPELWAFWDVAAYHTGNMEAFAVTGDQSYLAYSEQWASYNKWMGARSKNKQEWKYKYGEKQDYVLFGDWQICFQTYIDLYNIKPEAYKIERAKEVMEYQMSTPGSDYWWWADGLYMVMPVMTKMYKLTGNKLYLDKLHEYFSYANSIMYDQKTGLYYRDAKYVYPKHKSINGKKDFWARGDGWVFAGLAKVLMDLPADDPHRDVYLSKFKGLAKSIVKSQQSEGYWTRSMLDKDHAPGPETSGTAFFTYGLFWGINNGILKEKDYLPAALKGWKYLSEVALQSDGRIGYVQPIGEKAIPGQVVDEKSTAGFGVGAFLLAACELYRFLNYK, encoded by the coding sequence ATGGCTGGAAAAATATGGGTTTCGCTTTTATTATGGCTCGGTTTGGGTGCCTCGGCGCAAAGTATTCCGGATAAAGCCTTTGTATGGTCGGCAATCAATAAGGCGAATGCTTATTGGCAATTGAACAATAAACCTGAATTGTGGGCTTTCTGGGACGTTGCGGCATATCATACTGGTAATATGGAGGCTTTTGCTGTTACCGGAGATCAAAGTTACCTCGCATATTCAGAGCAATGGGCCAGTTACAATAAATGGATGGGTGCCAGATCTAAAAATAAGCAGGAATGGAAATATAAGTATGGAGAGAAACAGGATTATGTGTTGTTTGGCGATTGGCAGATCTGTTTTCAGACTTACATTGATCTTTACAATATAAAGCCCGAAGCCTATAAAATTGAAAGGGCAAAAGAGGTAATGGAATATCAAATGAGTACGCCTGGAAGCGACTACTGGTGGTGGGCGGACGGACTTTATATGGTGATGCCGGTAATGACTAAAATGTATAAGCTTACCGGAAATAAACTATACCTGGACAAACTTCATGAGTACTTTAGCTATGCAAATAGCATCATGTACGATCAGAAGACGGGTTTATATTATCGGGACGCAAAATATGTATATCCTAAGCATAAAAGTATCAATGGGAAGAAAGATTTTTGGGCCAGGGGTGATGGCTGGGTATTTGCCGGTCTGGCAAAAGTATTGATGGATTTACCTGCCGATGATCCTCATCGTGACGTGTATTTGTCTAAATTTAAAGGACTGGCAAAGTCTATTGTGAAAAGTCAGCAGTCTGAAGGCTATTGGACACGCAGCATGCTGGATAAAGATCATGCGCCTGGACCGGAAACCAGCGGCACCGCATTTTTTACCTATGGTTTATTTTGGGGTATTAACAATGGGATCTTAAAAGAAAAAGACTATTTGCCTGCGGCATTAAAAGGCTGGAAATACTTATCTGAAGTAGCGCTTCAAAGCGATGGCCGTATAGGGTATGTGCAACCAATAGGAGAGAAAGCCATTCCAGGACAGGTGGTGGATGAAAAATCTACCGCAGGTTTTGGTGTAGGTGCATTTTTACTTGCTGCTTGTGAACTTTACAGATTTCTAAATTATAAATGA
- a CDS encoding DUF2264 domain-containing protein has product MMNVNRIIVVLSLLLLLGETSSAQKKGTGRKEKSLTDRVFWLRQMDKMVKPVLYNLAKDSLRIVMPKVTSIHIDNKEHRIKVQYVEVLGRVLSGVAPWLQLEGGAAEEVALRNQYRKWAIEGLKNALDSNAKDFMNFDIGGQQLVDASYVALAFIRAPWLWEHLGKRNQELLVKSIITTRRFKPVFSNWLLFSAVNEAFLAKFGKDWDPMRVDYALQQMEQWYVGDGMYNDGNSFAYDYYNSYVIHPYLATLADIIGKSTTAYNAMFKKIKSRNERYAVIQERLINTDGTYPATGRSIVYRGAAFHHLADMAWRKALPKQLSPEQVRCALTAVIKKTLESPTTYKNGWLTIGLYGDQPTLGDFYNNQGSPYICTNIFLPLGLPETDPFWANAAVKWSAQKIWTGEDFQNDHSEALK; this is encoded by the coding sequence ATGATGAACGTAAATAGAATTATAGTTGTACTATCCTTATTGCTCCTGTTAGGGGAAACCTCATCTGCGCAAAAAAAGGGTACGGGAAGAAAAGAAAAATCGCTAACAGACAGGGTATTCTGGTTGCGTCAAATGGATAAAATGGTGAAGCCGGTGCTTTACAATCTGGCTAAAGATAGCCTGCGCATTGTGATGCCTAAAGTAACCTCCATCCATATAGATAACAAAGAGCATCGAATTAAAGTGCAGTATGTGGAGGTATTGGGCAGGGTACTTAGTGGTGTGGCACCCTGGCTTCAGCTGGAAGGCGGAGCTGCAGAAGAAGTAGCGCTGCGGAACCAATACCGTAAATGGGCAATTGAAGGTTTAAAAAATGCACTGGATTCCAATGCTAAAGACTTTATGAACTTTGATATTGGCGGGCAACAGTTGGTAGATGCTTCATATGTGGCGCTTGCATTTATACGTGCGCCCTGGCTGTGGGAACATTTGGGTAAAAGAAACCAGGAGCTTTTAGTGAAGTCCATTATCACTACCAGAAGATTTAAACCTGTCTTTTCCAATTGGCTCTTGTTTTCTGCTGTGAATGAAGCTTTCTTAGCCAAATTCGGTAAGGATTGGGATCCTATGCGTGTAGATTATGCTTTGCAGCAAATGGAACAATGGTACGTTGGAGATGGCATGTATAATGATGGAAATTCCTTTGCTTACGACTATTACAATAGTTATGTCATACATCCCTATCTGGCCACACTAGCAGATATCATTGGCAAAAGCACAACTGCTTACAATGCCATGTTTAAGAAAATAAAAAGTAGAAATGAGCGATATGCCGTTATCCAGGAAAGGCTAATCAATACAGATGGCACTTATCCTGCTACCGGCCGCTCCATAGTTTATCGCGGAGCCGCGTTTCATCACCTGGCAGATATGGCATGGAGAAAAGCCTTGCCTAAACAATTGAGTCCGGAGCAGGTGAGGTGTGCGTTGACGGCTGTGATTAAAAAAACACTGGAAAGTCCAACAACCTATAAAAACGGCTGGCTGACTATCGGTTTATATGGCGATCAACCCACGCTCGGTGATTTTTACAACAATCAGGGGAGCCCTTACATCTGTACCAATATCTTCTTGCCTTTAGGATTGCCTGAGACTGATCCCTTTTGGGCCAATGCTGCCGTTAAATGGTCTGCGCAAAAAATATGGACTGGTGAAGATTTTCAAAACGACCATAGTGAGGCTTTAAAATAA
- a CDS encoding M1 family metallopeptidase codes for MKQLFITSLVIMAIYFNTETTGFAQGPVKHYTLADTLRGSITLERSWWDVQRYELTLKPDFNGKQISGSNKIIYKVTKPNDGQLKMQIDMADPLIIDSVVYNDSKKLDFEHQASVWYIKVPKQGKKEENNVHIFYHGKVHQAIRAPWDGGFIFGLDSLKRPWMTVACQGLGASIWYPNKDHQGDEPDRGASLTMTVPDTLVAVGNGRLVFKKNNADGTITVKYNVVNPISNYCIIPYIGKYVNFKEQYAGEKGKLDVNYWVLDYNYEKAKQYMPDQVHKMFKSMEHWFGPYPFYEDGYQLIDASHTGMEHQSAVSYGNRYKFGYMGRDGSGTGWGFKWDFIIIHESGHEWFGNNITTNDLADMWVHEGFTNYSETLFVDYTFGEQAGNEYNYGIRTGIKNDKLIIPAYNVNAQGSGDMYPKGGNLLHSIRHSMNNDELFRSILRGLNQEFYHQTVTSAQVEAYISKVAKYDYSKVFDQYLRTLQIPELEFYMANGKVFYRWKNCVAGFNLPLVLGGKSQMPLRIVPSEKWQNLTLKAGQEDLLSAKEIEKMYYIKVL; via the coding sequence ATGAAACAGCTATTTATAACCTCGCTGGTCATCATGGCCATTTATTTTAATACTGAAACCACAGGTTTTGCGCAAGGTCCGGTTAAGCACTATACATTAGCAGATACATTGAGGGGTAGCATCACGCTTGAACGCAGCTGGTGGGATGTACAGCGGTATGAATTGACCTTGAAGCCTGATTTTAACGGAAAGCAGATTTCTGGTTCCAATAAAATTATTTATAAAGTTACGAAGCCAAATGACGGGCAGCTGAAGATGCAAATTGACATGGCAGATCCTCTGATTATTGACAGCGTGGTCTATAATGACTCGAAAAAACTGGATTTTGAGCATCAGGCTTCTGTGTGGTATATAAAGGTCCCTAAACAAGGTAAAAAAGAAGAAAACAATGTTCACATTTTTTATCATGGTAAGGTTCATCAGGCAATTCGAGCACCCTGGGATGGTGGGTTTATTTTTGGACTCGACTCTTTAAAACGGCCCTGGATGACCGTAGCCTGCCAGGGATTGGGTGCTTCAATATGGTATCCAAATAAAGACCACCAGGGCGATGAGCCTGATAGAGGTGCTTCGCTAACCATGACCGTGCCTGATACACTGGTTGCAGTAGGTAACGGCCGTTTGGTCTTTAAAAAGAACAATGCAGATGGTACCATTACTGTAAAATACAATGTTGTCAATCCAATCAGCAATTATTGTATCATCCCTTACATCGGCAAGTATGTGAATTTTAAAGAACAATATGCGGGAGAGAAAGGAAAGCTTGATGTTAATTATTGGGTACTGGATTATAATTATGAAAAGGCAAAGCAATATATGCCAGATCAGGTACACAAGATGTTTAAAAGCATGGAGCATTGGTTTGGGCCGTATCCTTTTTATGAAGATGGTTACCAACTGATTGATGCATCACACACAGGAATGGAACACCAGTCGGCAGTTTCTTATGGAAACAGGTATAAATTCGGATACATGGGCAGAGACGGTTCGGGTACAGGATGGGGCTTTAAATGGGATTTTATCATTATCCATGAAAGTGGACATGAATGGTTTGGGAATAACATCACCACGAATGACCTGGCAGATATGTGGGTGCATGAAGGCTTTACCAATTACAGTGAAACTTTATTTGTAGATTATACTTTTGGTGAACAAGCGGGGAATGAATACAATTACGGCATTAGAACCGGAATCAAGAACGATAAGTTGATCATTCCCGCTTATAACGTAAATGCGCAGGGCAGTGGTGACATGTACCCCAAAGGAGGCAATCTTTTACACAGCATTCGCCATAGCATGAACAATGATGAACTTTTCAGGTCCATCCTCCGGGGACTTAATCAGGAGTTTTACCATCAAACGGTAACATCGGCACAGGTTGAGGCTTATATCTCAAAAGTTGCAAAATATGATTATTCAAAAGTATTTGACCAGTACTTACGTACCCTGCAAATACCAGAACTGGAATTTTATATGGCTAATGGAAAGGTGTTTTATCGCTGGAAAAACTGCGTTGCCGGCTTTAACCTTCCTTTGGTTCTTGGCGGCAAAAGTCAAATGCCGCTGAGGATTGTACCCTCTGAAAAATGGCAAAACCTGACTTTAAAAGCTGGCCAGGAAGACTTGCTTTCTGCAAAAGAAATAGAAAAAATGTATTATATAAAGGTTTTGTAA
- a CDS encoding S9 family peptidase gives MNSRYYIIKCCLCFILEIAAFSAAAQQKSLVPYRPTAGEMENIYQEADKLDANVRKIAANGDIVPNWNPDGFSFSYRKNLDASHWEFIYVDTRLGVRKQAFDHQKLADAIGKATGNALDATQLKFTTLFFTRSGKAMVVKQDQKWLEVDLGNYAVKPATDTTALKYDPKAPLQRRNSKWQGNRMVMQSPDGKKRLNVKGGNVFITDLQSKKEDQLTFDGSITHYYDELSWSPDSKNVIAYLVKPEKTAQVHYVLSSVPGTTRGQLKSREYAQPGDAFTSYEPFIINVSSGKKIKVESEKIDFFRPQRLHWRKNDSRYYTYEKADRGHQRFRVIEVDVLTGKTRNIIEEKTNTFIYESRTYTYYLPKSDEMLWTTEQSGYRHVYLVNTITGKQQQITKGNWVLRDIDSVDYTKREIWFSASGMNVAEDPYFVHYYRIGFDGKHLISLSPEAGNHKVTFSPDRLCYLDTYAQPNVAPVTVVKKTRDGKIISELEKSTTDAFTATGVQLPEVFVAKARDGKTDIWGLIWRPSKMDMQKSYPVIEYIYAGPQDSFVPKNFTPYCEMQSLAELGFIVVQMDGMGTANRSKAFHDVCWKNLADAGFPDRILWIKAMAAKYPNADISRVGIYGTSAGGQNSTGALLFHPEFYKAAVSSCGCHDNRIDKQWWNEQWMGYPVGPHYDAQSNITNASKLQGNLLLIVGEADENVPPESTFRLADALIKANKDFDFLCVPNMGHSDGGTYGRRRRRDFFVKHLLQVEPPNRNSGLAK, from the coding sequence ATGAACTCACGCTATTACATCATAAAATGCTGCCTCTGTTTTATTTTAGAAATTGCGGCCTTTTCGGCTGCTGCACAGCAAAAAAGTCTTGTTCCCTATCGTCCCACAGCCGGGGAGATGGAAAATATTTATCAGGAAGCAGACAAACTGGATGCTAACGTGAGAAAGATTGCCGCAAATGGAGACATCGTGCCCAATTGGAATCCAGATGGATTTTCTTTCTCATACCGTAAAAACCTCGATGCCAGTCACTGGGAATTTATTTATGTTGATACGCGTTTAGGAGTTCGTAAACAGGCATTTGATCATCAAAAGCTTGCTGATGCAATCGGTAAAGCAACAGGCAATGCGCTGGATGCTACTCAGCTTAAATTTACTACCCTTTTTTTTACCCGCTCCGGAAAAGCTATGGTGGTTAAGCAAGATCAAAAATGGCTGGAAGTGGATCTTGGAAACTATGCTGTTAAGCCAGCAACAGATACTACAGCTTTGAAATATGATCCAAAAGCGCCTTTGCAGCGGAGAAACTCTAAATGGCAAGGCAACCGGATGGTGATGCAGTCTCCAGACGGCAAAAAAAGACTCAATGTGAAAGGTGGTAATGTTTTTATCACAGATTTGCAAAGTAAAAAAGAGGACCAACTTACTTTTGATGGTAGCATAACGCATTATTATGATGAGTTGAGTTGGTCTCCAGATAGCAAAAACGTAATCGCTTATTTGGTCAAGCCAGAAAAAACTGCACAAGTGCACTACGTGTTAAGTTCTGTTCCTGGTACAACGCGGGGACAATTAAAGTCAAGGGAATATGCGCAGCCTGGTGATGCTTTTACCAGCTACGAGCCTTTCATCATTAATGTGTCAAGCGGAAAGAAGATTAAAGTGGAGTCAGAAAAGATTGACTTTTTTCGTCCGCAGCGATTACATTGGCGGAAAAATGACAGCAGATATTATACTTATGAAAAGGCCGACCGCGGGCATCAGCGTTTTAGGGTGATAGAGGTAGATGTGCTTACTGGTAAAACAAGAAACATCATTGAGGAAAAGACAAATACCTTCATTTATGAAAGCAGGACCTATACTTATTACTTGCCTAAATCTGATGAAATGTTGTGGACAACTGAGCAAAGCGGTTACCGTCATGTTTACCTGGTGAATACCATAACGGGTAAGCAACAGCAAATTACAAAAGGCAACTGGGTGCTTAGAGATATTGACAGCGTAGATTATACCAAACGGGAGATCTGGTTTAGCGCCAGTGGGATGAATGTAGCCGAAGACCCTTATTTCGTACACTATTATAGAATTGGTTTTGATGGAAAACACCTGATATCTTTAAGTCCGGAGGCTGGAAACCATAAGGTTACTTTCTCACCAGATCGGCTGTGTTATCTGGATACCTATGCACAACCCAATGTTGCACCAGTCACCGTTGTTAAAAAAACCAGAGATGGAAAAATCATTTCGGAACTGGAAAAAAGTACGACCGATGCTTTTACGGCAACAGGCGTTCAATTGCCTGAGGTCTTTGTCGCAAAAGCCAGGGATGGTAAAACGGATATATGGGGCTTGATCTGGCGACCATCTAAAATGGATATGCAAAAGAGCTATCCTGTTATCGAGTACATCTATGCTGGCCCTCAGGACAGTTTTGTACCCAAGAATTTTACGCCTTATTGCGAAATGCAAAGCCTTGCAGAATTAGGTTTCATTGTGGTGCAAATGGATGGGATGGGAACAGCTAACCGATCTAAAGCATTTCATGATGTTTGCTGGAAAAACCTTGCGGACGCAGGTTTCCCTGACCGGATTTTGTGGATTAAAGCAATGGCGGCTAAATATCCAAATGCAGATATCAGCAGGGTAGGGATCTACGGTACCTCTGCCGGCGGACAAAATTCTACTGGTGCTTTATTGTTCCATCCAGAATTTTATAAGGCTGCAGTTTCTTCTTGCGGATGTCATGACAACAGAATTGACAAACAATGGTGGAATGAGCAGTGGATGGGATACCCAGTCGGGCCGCATTATGACGCACAATCTAATATTACCAATGCTTCAAAGCTCCAGGGAAATTTATTGCTGATCGTTGGAGAAGCAGATGAAAACGTACCACCAGAATCAACCTTCCGTTTAGCGGATGCATTGATCAAAGCCAATAAAGACTTCGATTTTTTATGTGTGCCGAACATGGGGCATAGTGATGGAGGAACTTATGGACGACGCAGAAGGAGAGACTTTTTTGTGAAGCACCTATTGCAGGTAGAACCACCTAACCGAAATTCAGGTTTAGCAAAGTAA
- a CDS encoding IPT/TIG domain-containing protein: MNTYLLTSSRKKGLRQLLLLAVVIVSIFSCKNDEATVEPTTFDPNLPVQVTTFLPDSGGIRTKFIIKGSNFGTDKSKVKVFFTDAEKDRPATIISLNNETIYCLVPKELGGYNSVKVTVETKNGSISKKFLYIVAQSVSNVVGLSGADAYVNGSLSDARMQRTFGLAALGNDELISFESLSSVVRYISVNDNKVSTLQTSFDGTHPAINAARTRIYSIGKNVPHKVYFYDKSSLWQPQILAAQIPGSTNFIWAAALDETEEWLYFRDKDGKFGRLQIANPTNVQILNPTCGPVGNTDYTYMIYSKIDQCFFISVQGVNGIYKVSKDGLTVTEYAGFNGLATIDGSRRTQAAFRGPAGMCLDAEGNIYVAEANAYVIRKINRNTEYVSTIAGMVLAEGGLNGAPLASKFSYPYCLASDPNDVIFIGESWGRTIRKLAIE, encoded by the coding sequence ATGAATACTTATTTACTAACTAGTTCCCGAAAAAAAGGCCTGAGGCAGCTACTGCTGCTGGCGGTGGTGATCGTCTCCATTTTTTCGTGTAAAAACGATGAAGCAACCGTTGAACCGACTACTTTCGATCCAAATTTACCTGTACAGGTCACAACGTTTCTGCCCGATTCTGGCGGGATCCGAACAAAATTTATCATTAAGGGTTCGAACTTTGGAACGGACAAATCGAAAGTAAAGGTTTTCTTTACAGATGCTGAAAAAGACAGACCGGCGACTATAATAAGTTTAAACAATGAAACTATTTATTGTCTGGTACCTAAAGAACTTGGAGGCTACAATTCGGTAAAGGTAACTGTGGAAACAAAAAACGGAAGCATCTCTAAAAAATTCTTATACATCGTTGCGCAGAGTGTATCCAATGTAGTGGGCTTGAGTGGCGCAGATGCCTATGTAAACGGGTCCTTATCCGATGCCAGAATGCAAAGGACATTTGGTCTGGCGGCATTGGGTAACGACGAGTTGATCTCTTTTGAATCCCTGTCTAGTGTAGTGCGGTATATTTCCGTAAACGACAACAAGGTTTCTACACTACAAACCAGCTTTGATGGAACCCATCCGGCCATAAATGCGGCAAGGACGAGAATTTATTCTATTGGAAAAAACGTTCCTCATAAGGTCTATTTTTACGATAAAAGCAGCCTTTGGCAGCCTCAAATTCTTGCTGCTCAGATTCCAGGCTCAACCAATTTTATCTGGGCTGCTGCGCTTGACGAAACCGAAGAGTGGTTATACTTTAGGGATAAGGATGGTAAATTTGGTCGTTTACAAATTGCCAATCCAACCAATGTTCAGATTTTAAACCCTACTTGCGGTCCTGTTGGGAATACAGATTATACCTATATGATTTACAGTAAAATAGATCAATGTTTTTTCATTAGTGTGCAAGGAGTCAACGGAATTTACAAAGTGAGCAAAGATGGGCTAACGGTAACGGAATATGCCGGTTTTAACGGATTGGCTACAATTGATGGATCAAGGCGTACACAAGCAGCGTTTAGGGGCCCTGCAGGAATGTGCCTGGATGCTGAAGGGAACATCTATGTTGCGGAAGCAAATGCTTATGTCATCCGGAAAATTAACCGTAACACTGAATATGTCTCTACGATAGCCGGAATGGTTTTGGCTGAAGGCGGACTTAACGGAGCACCACTCGCTTCTAAATTTAGCTATCCTTACTGTCTGGCTTCAGATCCAAATGACGTTATATTTATTGGAGAGAGCTGGGGACGTACCATTCGAAAGTTGGCTATTGAGTAA
- a CDS encoding TonB-dependent receptor: MKKILYLVLMYFFTMANATLYAQDAGKLTIAGQLMDEQGKELIGVSIFVKGNTKIGTSSDSDGRFRLANIPKGSTLIFSFIGFESFELIVNESKEKVKVVLKDKVGDFEEVQVVGLGTQRKVTTTGAISTINVKDLQVPATSLSNMLGGRVPGIIAVQRSGEPGSNFSEFWVRGISTFGASSSALILIDGVEGNLNNIDPSDIESFSVLKDASATAVYGLRGANGVVVVTTKRGKAGDIKVNFKANSTYTKSARMPEYVEAYDYATLANEARVGRGQVPLYSPVEMEIFKNNLDPDLYPNTNWRDVILKDHTQYTQYNLNISGGGTNARYFMSLGYLNQGGIFKQDKSVDAYDVNTNYKKYNFRANVDVDLTKTTKLALNMDDAIGLQNSPAYGTDNLFLWTSQANITPVSIPVKYSNGQIAGFGIGGTSLSPYYLLNYTGFRKSNTNTVNAKLSLEQDLNAVTKGLTARGLFSWTYTGNNGSARPKLGAEVFQAPVVNPRANDGKLITVRTVSEIAPTYSNTALITRQMYMEAQVNYNRSFNAIHNVTGLIHAYRQEDVTSDINAYESLYMSIIPLRTQAFSARGTYSLKDTYLFEANVGYSGSENFKPGEQYGIFPALSAGWIPTQYEWLKEHLKFVDYLKIRGSWGKVGNAKVVNGAGKLVRFPYQTIFALGSNDWGGTLIESKVGTNGLKWQTSTKYDLGVDVKLFKSKIDMTVDGFLTDAKDIYQQRVTIPDEVGAAQAPWLNVGSMRSWGMDGNVTYFENLTQDLSLTLKANFTFSRNKVTHWEQSGVNYPYQSFTDVPYGVQRGLIALGLFKDKADIANSPTQTFMANYLPGDIKYKDVNGDGVVNADDAVPLNLSNVPRVIYGFATVVNWKKWTFNMFFTGQDQVSYFLGGSGYYPFAGESTGNLLSIVANPNNRWIPATVSGTTATENPDARFPRLTYGANNNNNQASTFWMADASFLRLKNVEVAYKLENNFLKRYGISSATFSLVGDNLKVWDKVKLWDPEQASNNGAVYPLQRMYTLQMFVSF; the protein is encoded by the coding sequence ATGAAAAAAATATTATATCTGGTTCTGATGTATTTCTTTACCATGGCCAATGCTACGCTCTATGCGCAGGATGCCGGTAAATTGACTATTGCAGGACAATTAATGGATGAACAAGGTAAGGAGTTGATTGGGGTATCAATTTTTGTAAAAGGGAATACGAAGATCGGAACTTCCTCGGATTCGGATGGAAGGTTTCGTTTGGCGAATATCCCTAAGGGAAGCACGCTTATTTTTAGCTTTATCGGATTTGAAAGCTTTGAGTTGATTGTAAATGAATCCAAGGAAAAAGTAAAAGTGGTTTTAAAAGATAAGGTGGGTGATTTTGAAGAAGTTCAGGTGGTGGGTTTGGGAACCCAACGTAAAGTAACCACTACAGGTGCCATTAGCACCATCAATGTAAAGGATTTGCAGGTTCCGGCAACTTCCTTAAGTAATATGCTTGGCGGAAGGGTGCCCGGGATCATAGCGGTGCAACGGAGTGGTGAGCCAGGAAGTAACTTTTCTGAATTTTGGGTTCGTGGGATCAGTACCTTCGGGGCAAGTTCATCTGCACTGATTTTGATTGATGGGGTAGAAGGTAACCTGAACAACATTGATCCATCAGATATCGAAAGTTTCTCTGTGTTAAAAGATGCTTCTGCTACGGCCGTATATGGTTTGCGTGGCGCAAATGGTGTAGTCGTGGTGACCACAAAAAGAGGTAAGGCAGGTGATATCAAGGTAAATTTTAAAGCTAACTCAACCTACACTAAATCGGCCCGTATGCCAGAATATGTAGAGGCTTATGATTATGCTACACTTGCCAATGAAGCGAGGGTTGGGAGGGGGCAAGTTCCTTTATACAGTCCTGTAGAAATGGAAATATTTAAAAACAACCTGGACCCAGACCTGTATCCCAACACCAACTGGAGAGACGTCATTTTAAAAGACCATACGCAGTACACGCAATACAATTTAAATATTTCGGGTGGGGGCACCAATGCTCGTTATTTTATGAGTCTCGGATATTTGAACCAAGGTGGGATTTTTAAACAGGATAAAAGCGTAGATGCATACGATGTAAATACCAATTACAAGAAATACAACTTTAGGGCAAACGTTGATGTAGATTTGACAAAAACTACTAAATTGGCTTTAAATATGGACGACGCCATTGGTCTTCAGAATTCTCCTGCCTATGGTACCGACAATCTTTTTTTATGGACCTCTCAAGCTAACATTACACCAGTTAGTATTCCTGTAAAATACTCCAATGGGCAGATTGCTGGTTTTGGTATTGGCGGGACATCACTTTCTCCTTATTACTTGTTAAATTATACTGGTTTTAGAAAAAGCAACACCAATACGGTAAATGCCAAATTGAGCCTGGAGCAGGATTTAAATGCGGTAACCAAAGGTTTAACAGCCAGAGGTTTGTTTTCCTGGACTTATACTGGAAATAATGGCTCAGCCCGTCCTAAATTGGGTGCAGAAGTTTTTCAAGCTCCAGTAGTAAACCCGAGAGCAAATGACGGAAAATTGATTACAGTACGTACGGTGTCAGAGATTGCTCCCACTTATTCGAATACGGCATTAATTACACGCCAGATGTATATGGAAGCTCAGGTAAATTACAACCGTTCTTTTAATGCAATTCACAACGTTACAGGACTTATTCATGCCTATCGTCAGGAAGATGTTACCTCTGATATTAATGCATACGAGAGCCTTTACATGAGTATTATCCCGCTTAGAACTCAGGCCTTCTCTGCAAGGGGTACCTATTCCCTTAAAGATACCTATTTGTTTGAGGCAAACGTTGGCTATTCAGGTTCAGAGAATTTTAAACCGGGCGAGCAATATGGTATTTTTCCCGCCTTATCTGCTGGTTGGATTCCAACACAATACGAATGGTTAAAAGAGCACCTTAAATTTGTAGATTACCTTAAAATCCGTGGTTCATGGGGTAAAGTGGGGAATGCAAAAGTGGTGAACGGAGCCGGTAAATTGGTGCGCTTTCCTTATCAAACCATCTTTGCGCTAGGTAGTAACGATTGGGGAGGAACACTCATTGAAAGTAAGGTAGGAACAAACGGGTTAAAATGGCAAACCTCAACCAAATACGATTTAGGGGTGGATGTAAAATTATTCAAAAGTAAAATTGATATGACTGTTGATGGTTTCTTAACAGATGCGAAAGACATTTATCAGCAAAGGGTAACTATTCCGGATGAAGTAGGGGCTGCTCAGGCACCCTGGCTTAACGTTGGTTCCATGAGGAGCTGGGGGATGGATGGTAACGTAACCTATTTTGAAAACCTGACTCAGGATTTGTCTTTAACCCTAAAAGCGAACTTCACATTTTCTAGAAATAAAGTTACCCATTGGGAACAAAGTGGTGTGAATTACCCATATCAATCTTTTACAGACGTACCTTATGGTGTGCAACGAGGCCTAATTGCTTTGGGTTTGTTTAAAGATAAGGCCGATATTGCCAACAGTCCTACACAGACTTTTATGGCCAATTATTTACCAGGTGATATCAAATACAAGGATGTAAACGGTGATGGTGTAGTCAATGCAGATGATGCCGTTCCGCTAAATCTCTCTAACGTGCCACGGGTGATATATGGTTTTGCTACGGTAGTAAACTGGAAAAAATGGACATTTAATATGTTCTTTACCGGACAAGATCAGGTTTCTTACTTTCTCGGAGGTTCGGGCTATTATCCCTTTGCAGGAGAATCGACAGGGAATTTGTTGAGTATTGTTGCCAATCCAAACAACCGTTGGATTCCAGCTACGGTTTCGGGAACTACTGCTACCGAAAATCCAGACGCACGTTTTCCAAGATTGACCTATGGGGCCAACAACAACAACAACCAGGCCTCTACATTCTGGATGGCAGATGCCTCCTTTCTGCGCTTAAAAAATGTGGAAGTCGCCTATAAACTGGAAAATAACTTTTTGAAACGTTATGGAATCTCGTCAGCAACATTTAGCCTTGTTGGAGATAACCTGAAAGTTTGGGATAAGGTTAAACTTTGGGATCCGGAGCAGGCCTCAAACAACGGGGCAGTATATCCGCTTCAAAGAATGTACACCTTACAAATGTTTGTTTCCTTTTAA